The sequence GCTTCAGGGTCAAGGGCAATGGTATCAAGGGTATTTAAGGTCAATTCAATCCAGGCGTCTTTTTTGACAAAACCCACCACAAAAACAGCCGTCTCTTCATAAGAAAAATAGACCTTTTCTTCAACATCATTTATGATTTGAGATAAAAAGTATCCTTGGTCGTCTTTTCCCATGGATTGATTGAAATATTTTATAATTTTCGGATGTTCCAGCTTCCCGTGTTCATTGTGCCAGACGCCGTCCTTGTCCATCCAGAAAACCGCCTGTTCTTTGGGGATGATGTTCTGCTTTTTTGCCTGGGCCATGGGTATTTCCTTAAATTTGGGATCTAAGGGCCACGAAAACAGTAAAAGCCATCGCTCTATTGGCGGATTTTAAAAGTCCCATAGCCCTAAGGTTTTCTTGTATCCGAAAACAAAACCGGATACAAGTGGCAAACGTTTTTAACGACATGGAGAACCACCTTGTTATGACCCGCCATTTGGAAAACGGCCTTTCTATGCTGCCCGGTCAGGTAAAAAATCGCCCCGGCATTGCAGACTTGCCTGTGGTATCGGTGCTGGCACTATTGGACAAAGCCCTGGAAGAAAAAGGGCGGGCCCTGCTTGCAGCCCCGCCCGGAGCCGGAAAGACAACCCTTGTGCCTTTAGGCCTGATGAACCGCCCCTGGCTTAAAAATAAAAAAATCATCATGCTGGAGCCCCGGCGCCTGGCGGCCCGGGCCTGTGCAGCCCATATGGCGGCGCTTCTTGGGGAAACTGCAGGTCAGCGGATCGGATACCAGGTCCGCATGGAACGATGCATTGGGCCAAAGACCCAGGTAGAGATTGTCACCGAAGGGATTCTTACCCGCAGACTGCAATCTGATCCGGGGCTGGAAGGCGTGGGGCTTGTTATTTTTGATGAATTCCATGAAAGGCATATCCACGGCGATCTGGCCCTGGCCCTGAGCCTTGATGCGGCCGAAGGGTTTGCCGACGACCTGCGCATTACCGTCATGTCCGCCACCATGGACATCCAGGCGTTGTCCGATCTTCTGGGCAATGCTCCGGTTATTTCATCCAAGGGTAAGATCTGGCCTGTGGAAACCATATATGTGGATCCGCACAATCAAAAGGGGGCATTCAATGCCAGGTCCGGATGGGCCGGTATTCTGCCGGCCTGCTTAAATACCGTGGTCAAGGCTGTGGACCGCCATGATGCAGATATTTTAGTATTCCTGCCCGGCGCCGCCGCCATCCGGCGTCTTGCAGAAAAACTAAAAGAAAAATTCAAACAAGACCCCACTGTAAACATTATCCCTTTATTCGGCAGTCTCTCTTTCAAAGACCAAAAAGCCGCTATTGAACCGGCAACGCCAGGAAACAGAAAAATTGTCCTGGCCACCCCCATTGCAGAGACCTCCCTGACCATCCAGGGTATCCGGGTGGTGGTGGATTCAGGTTTAGTCAACCAGCCGGAGTTTTCACCGGGCCGGGGCATGACCCGCCTGGAAACACGGCCGGTATCCAAAGCGTCAGCAGACCAGCGCCGGGGCCGGGCTGGCCGGACCGCTCCGGGTACCTGCTACCGGCTGTGGCCCCAATATATACACCAGGGCCTTGTGCCGTTTAACCGTCCGGAAATCCTCAATGCGGACCTGGCCCACCTGGTCCTTGAACTCGCCCTTTGGGGGGTACGAGATCCGTCCGAACTCAAGTGGCTGGATATGCCGTCACCCCGGGCGGTTGAGGCGGCAAAAAAACTGCTTGTCTCACTGGGCGCCCTGGATCATGAAGGAGCCATCACCGCCCATGGCCGGGAGATGCTGACGGCGGGCATCCATCCCCGGCTGGCCCATATGATTCTTCGGGCCAAAGAGATGAGCCACGGATTTTTAGGGTGCTGTCTGTGCGCAGTGGTTGAAGAAAAAGATATTGCGGGTTCTACACATGGACGCCGGGATCCCGATATCGTGCTGCGCCTGGAAATACTGGATAGACTGTCACAATCCCAAACCCATAAACGCCCCCTACCCCACCGGGAACGCGCCTTATCCATCCTGGCCCAGGCCCGGCGGCTGGCAGGCCTGTTTAATATCCAAGGCCGGGATCTGGATATGAATGTGGCAGGCAGGCTTCTGGCCCAGGCCTTTCCGGACCGGGTGGCGGTTAGGCGCAGCGCAGGATCGTTATCCTTTATTACAGCCAAAGGCCGCGGACTCTTTTTTGACACGGAAAATACATTGTCTGCCCGTGATTTTATTGTGGCCGTTGAGGTGGACGGCCAGGCAAAAAATGCACGAATTTTTCTGGCAGCGGCCCTTGATCGGACAGATTTAGAAAATGATTTTTCAACAGAACTGGAAACACAGGATGCCGTGGACTGGGATCAGGGGACCGGTTCCGTAAAGGCAGCCAGGCAAACCCTGTTCGGGCGAATCGTTGTCAGCCAAAACCCGTTACCCGAACCGGACCCTGAACTGGTCAAATCGGCCATGATCCGGGGGATCAAACAAAACGGGCTTCAGACCCTTGAGTGGCAAAAAAAAACAATGAACTTCAGGCACCGGGTAATTTTTTTAAAAAATTTTGCCAAAGCCGAATCGAATTTTGCACAATTACCTGATGTAGGTGATAAAAACCTTACAGAAAACCTCTCCGACTGGCTTGGCCCCTTTCTTTCCGGTGTCAACTCTACGGCCGGCCTGAAGCACTTGGATTTGGATGCGGCCATCAAAGCGCTTTTCACCTGGGATCAGTTAAAGATGGTAGACCGGCACGCCCCCACCCATATCCGGGTGCCGTCCGGATCAAACATCCCCATCCGGTATGCGGACAAAAACGGGCCTTTGGAATCTGCTGTACTTGCGGTCAGGATACAGGAAGTATTCGGTATGGCCGCCACCCCGGTGATCGCCGCAGGCCAGGCCCCTTTAACACTTCACCTGCTGTCCCCGGCATCCCGGCCGGTCCAGATCACAACCGATCTTGAACATTTCTGGGCCCATATCTACCAGGAGGTGAAAAAGGATCTCATGGGACGTTATCCCAAACATTACTGGCCCCAGGATCCACATACGGCACAGGCTACGGCCAGGGCAAAACCCAGAAAGCATAAGTAGTCTTCATTTAAAATAACCTTTTAAATTCCGGGGGACAGGTTACTTAATGCAAACAAAAAAAAACATGCGACGGGCAAGCGTAGATGAGCAGCGTTTGCCGAGCCATGAAGATTTTGAGGGCGAAATTTTTTTAAAGAAAACCATTCGAATTGTTGATAATTTTAGGAGGAAATCTTACGGCGAGGCCTATACTTCCTCAGAAATTCGAACATCTCCCTGACGTTGATTTAATCTGATACTCCAGCCTGGCCAGCTTCCATTGAAACCCCAGAAAGAGATTATTAATACGATCTAATATTTCGTTTTAGCGTGCAGATATTTTGATGTTTTTAAAATTATCTTGTATAGTTAAGTACCATCGTAACATTTTAAATAAAGTCCCCAGATCAGAGCTATCCGTGATATATGACATTGAATTATTGGATAATGCACAATGAAAGATGAGGACAAATCCAAAGCCCAGCTGATTAAAGAATTGCATGAAACGCGAAAACGCATCGCCGTTTTGGAGCGAAACAACACAAAAGAATATCATAATGAAAAAATACAAATACATGAGGAGGCCTTTGAGATTATAAACGAAAGCTCAATGTCTGTAATTGTATGGCGGAATATCGAATCTTGACACCTAAAGGCGATGTAAGATGGATTGAGGATAGAACCGGCATTGAAAGAGATGAAAAAGGAGATATTACCCGTTACCGGGGAATTATTCTGGACATCTCCGAGCGCAAGCAGGCGGAAAGTGAACTGGCAGACGAACGCTCTCGCCTTGCCTCAATCATCGAAGGGGCGCAAGTCGGGACCTGGGAATGGAACGTGCAGACGGGGGAGACCGTATTTAATGAAATCTGGGCCCAAATCGTCGGCTATACCCTGGAAGAGTTGGCCCCAGTAAACATTGATACCTGGGTTTCGCTTGCCCATCCCGAGGACATAAAGGGCTCGGACGAGCTTCTCAACAAGCATTTTGTAGGCGAACTTACTCTTTATAATTACGAATGCCGTATGCGGCACAAAGACGGCCACTGGGTGTGGGTGCATGATCAGGGCCGCCTCATGAGTCGTGATGCGGATGGTGCGCCATTGCTTATGTTTGGCACGCATCAGGACATTACCGAACGAAAACGCATGGAAGAGATGATGATCCAAAGCGAAAAAATGCTATCAGTTGGTGGCCTTGCCGCAGGCATGGCCCACGAGATCAACAACCCCCTGGCCGGGATGCTGCAAACCGCCCAGGTGTTATCCCAGCGGCTGAAGGCAGACACCAATATCTTGGCTAACCTAAAAGCGGCTGGAGCCGCCGGCACTACCATGAAATCTATTGAACAGTTCATGGAAGATAGGGGGGTACAAAGAATGATTGGGGCCATCAC is a genomic window of uncultured Desulfobacter sp. containing:
- a CDS encoding PAS domain S-box protein, with product MTPKGDVRWIEDRTGIERDEKGDITRYRGIILDISERKQAESELADERSRLASIIEGAQVGTWEWNVQTGETVFNEIWAQIVGYTLEELAPVNIDTWVSLAHPEDIKGSDELLNKHFVGELTLYNYECRMRHKDGHWVWVHDQGRLMSRDADGAPLLMFGTHQDITERKRMEEMMIQSEKMLSVGGLAAGMAHEINNPLAGMLQTAQVLSQRLKADTNILANLKAAGAAGTTMKSIEQFMEDRGVQRMIGAITESGQQNTASAAQYPDQRCPGHADS
- a CDS encoding MFS transporter permease produces the protein MAQAKKQNIIPKEQAVFWMDKDGVWHNEHGKLEHPKIIKYFNQSMGKDDQGYFLSQIINDVEEKVYFSYEETAVFVVGFVKKDAWIELTLNTLDTIALDPEALYIKADALFMETDDHLVKFTQKALAQMSVFLTDTPQGLIFKFGRIQTVIREK
- the hrpB gene encoding ATP-dependent helicase HrpB — translated: MANVFNDMENHLVMTRHLENGLSMLPGQVKNRPGIADLPVVSVLALLDKALEEKGRALLAAPPGAGKTTLVPLGLMNRPWLKNKKIIMLEPRRLAARACAAHMAALLGETAGQRIGYQVRMERCIGPKTQVEIVTEGILTRRLQSDPGLEGVGLVIFDEFHERHIHGDLALALSLDAAEGFADDLRITVMSATMDIQALSDLLGNAPVISSKGKIWPVETIYVDPHNQKGAFNARSGWAGILPACLNTVVKAVDRHDADILVFLPGAAAIRRLAEKLKEKFKQDPTVNIIPLFGSLSFKDQKAAIEPATPGNRKIVLATPIAETSLTIQGIRVVVDSGLVNQPEFSPGRGMTRLETRPVSKASADQRRGRAGRTAPGTCYRLWPQYIHQGLVPFNRPEILNADLAHLVLELALWGVRDPSELKWLDMPSPRAVEAAKKLLVSLGALDHEGAITAHGREMLTAGIHPRLAHMILRAKEMSHGFLGCCLCAVVEEKDIAGSTHGRRDPDIVLRLEILDRLSQSQTHKRPLPHRERALSILAQARRLAGLFNIQGRDLDMNVAGRLLAQAFPDRVAVRRSAGSLSFITAKGRGLFFDTENTLSARDFIVAVEVDGQAKNARIFLAAALDRTDLENDFSTELETQDAVDWDQGTGSVKAARQTLFGRIVVSQNPLPEPDPELVKSAMIRGIKQNGLQTLEWQKKTMNFRHRVIFLKNFAKAESNFAQLPDVGDKNLTENLSDWLGPFLSGVNSTAGLKHLDLDAAIKALFTWDQLKMVDRHAPTHIRVPSGSNIPIRYADKNGPLESAVLAVRIQEVFGMAATPVIAAGQAPLTLHLLSPASRPVQITTDLEHFWAHIYQEVKKDLMGRYPKHYWPQDPHTAQATARAKPRKHK